The Penicillium oxalicum strain HP7-1 chromosome VI, whole genome shotgun sequence genome window below encodes:
- a CDS encoding putative aminotransferase gliI yields the protein MLSGRMKQSLSWLSDHAPAGTSPPEGALEMDMAENWLIRPDLLPLIKEALSSDLTQQDLSYSHELGGSPALLRVSASFFNHFFSPRTVILPEHIVTSTGCSSAIETTIFSICDPGDGILLETPMWDGFSVTSALRNRVQIVPVRCSTRPTNATDLIQHYSEAVKSAECPIRGLVICNPHNPRGQIYPTSWLEALLQFCQAHDIHFISDEIYALSNFGTTKRPQHATPGIVIGLETKFTSILSIDLKSLGVDRARVHVAYSISKDLGSSGVRLGYLITQSNPELRRALMALNRYKVCNAASIAIASLFSNLQTVENLLERNKSRLRKAAEIVEDFLSFHQVSFYSPVAGCVIWARIGGELATTDTDAELSKKLTAAGVAVGAGSRFMSEEPGWFRITFALPRKNLIDGLRRIESGMEAKRQWIPGESRLWNPAGRV from the exons ATGCTCTCTGGCCGCATGAAGCAAAGTTTATCGTGGCTTTCTGATCATGCCCCCGCCGGCACAAGCCCCCCAGAGGGCGCATTGGAAATGGATATGGCGGAGAATTGGCTTATTCGACCGGATTTACTTCCATTGATCAAAGAGGCGTTGTCATCAGACTTGACCCAGCAAGATCTTTCATATTCTCACGAACTGGGGGGATCCCCGGCCCTTTTGCGTGTATCAGCATCCTTTTTCAATCACTTCTTCTCGCCTCGAACGGTCATTTTGCCCGAGCACATCGTGACGAGCACAGGCTGTTCATCGGCGATTGAAACCACGATTTTCTCAATTTGCGATCCTGGAGATGGCATATTATTGGAAACCCCCATGTGGGATGGCTTTTCTGTAACGTCGGCGCTGAGGAATAGGGTGCAGATAGTTCCCGTGAGGTGCTCGACACGACCAACCAATGCAACCGATCTCATCCAGCACTACAGCGAAGCGGTCAAAAGTGCAGAGTGTCCTATTCGAGGTCTTGTCATTTGCAATCCCCACAACCCTCGGGGTCAGATTTATCCCACTTCGTGGTTAGAGGCGCTGCTTCAATTTTGCCAAGCGCACGACATCCACTTCATCTCGGACGAGATATACGCTCTCTCAAACTTTGGGACGACAAAGCGCCCTCAACATGCCACTCCGGGCATTGTGATTGGGTTGGAAACAAAGTTTACGTCGATTTTGTCGATCGACCTGAAATCGCTGGGTGTCGACCGCGCTCGTGTCCATGTGGCTTACAGTATCAGCAAGGATTTGGGGAGCAGCGGAGTTCGACTG GGTTATCTCATCACGCAGTCGAATCCCGAGCTTCGCCGTGCACTCATGGCCCTCAACAGGTACAAGGTGTGCAATGCGGCATCGATAGCGATTGCGtctctcttttccaaccTGCAGACGGTCGAAAATTTACTAGAGCGCAACAAGTCGCGCCTACGCAAAGCCGCGGAGATAGTAGAAGACTTTCTGTCTTTCCATCAGGTTTCATTTTATTCACCGGTTGCTGGCTGTGTCATATGGGCACGGATCGGGGGCGAGCTAGCAACCACGGACACAGACGCGGAACTTTCCAAAAAGCTGACTGCAGCAGGAGTGGCCGTGGGTGCCGGCTCCAGGTTCATGAGTGAAGAACCAGGCTGGTTCAGAATCACATTTGCTCTCCCGCGGAAAAATCTGATCGATGGATTACGTCGAATTGAAAGTGGGATGGAAGCAAAGCGACAGTGGATACCTGGAGAGTCCCGACTGTGGAATCCCGCAGGTCGGGTTTAA
- a CDS encoding Aspartic-type endopeptidase ctsD, with product MRYSPILLIASIAPSVHAFYPYEIKVSPSLEISAEPKAHRRFFPWKLVDEGSADDASLAQPFTLDIKKGPARRGDTYAIVKSNTPTLKNSAALDQDGEDFSYFAVVDVGSQKQEMWMALDTGSPSSWVFSSLCTDSVCQRHHKFDKSASSSYSSSNSIFTIGYGSGTVRGSLGTDTFSLADMDVTLTFGTATSANDTFASYPFDGILGLGRSRTGGWGISSFMDVVAEKKLLPANIVGFSLSRAKDDKKDGEVNFGGVDTTRFDGNISYIATNAETWTIPMDDAYVNGKALGLTNRAATIDTGTTYILIPPADAAALFAHVPNSYRSGENFIIPCNSTATIEFAFAGIKYSILPEDYIGASSTGGCVATIVGHESSGPNDWLVGDVFLKNVYSVFDFDNGQIGFGTLASPNSTGNGTAEIPPVSSSTVSAATTAADSPSTPSTTRTAATPTIDTVMHTGAATRLSQSVGLSLIATLTGMFFI from the coding sequence ATGCGGTACTCACCCATTCTGCTCATTGCGAGCATCGCACCCAGTGTCCACGCCTTCTATCCATATGAAATTAAAGTCAGCCCATCGCTTGAGATCTCCGCCGAGCCCAAGGCGCATCGCCGCTTCTTCCCGTGGAAATTGGTTGATGAAGGCTCCGCCGACGATGCCTCGCTCGCCCAACCATTCACTCTCGACATCAAAAAGGGTCCCGCTCGTCGCGGCGACACCTATGCGATTGTCAAGTCCAACACACCAACCCTGAAGAACAGTGCTGCCCTGGATCAGGACGGAGAGGACTTTTCATACTTTGCCGTGGTGGATGTGGGCTCACAGAAGCAAGAGATGTGGATGGCTCTGGACACTGGATCGCCCAGCAGCTGGGTCTTCAGCTCTCTCTGCACAGACAGTGTGTGTCAGCGTCACCATAAATTCGACAAGTCCGCCTCAAGCTCCTACAGCTCGTCAAactccatcttcaccattgGCTACGGCAGTGGGACAGTGCGGGGGTCCCTTGGAACGGACACCTTCAGCCTCGCGGACATGGATGTGACCTTGACATTCGGCACGGCCACTTCGGCAAACGACACCTTTGCCAGCTACCCGTTTGACGGAATTCTTGGACTGGGCCGGTCGCGTACCGGTGGCTGGGGGATCTCGTCGTTCATGGATGTCGTCGCCGAAAAGAAACTGCTTCCGGCCAACATTGTCGGCTTCAGTCTCTCCCGCGCCAAGGACGACAAGAAGGACGGAGAGGTCAATTTTGGAGGAGTCGATACGACCAGATTTGACGGTAACATATCATACATCGCCACTAATGCGGAGACCTGGACGATCCCGATGGACGACGCCTATGTCAATGGCAAAGCGTTGGGGCTCACAAATCGAGCCGCGACAATCGACACGGGCACAACCTACATCCTCATCCCTCCTGCCGACGCGGCTGCCCTGTTCGCTCATGTCCCCAATTCGTATCGCTCTGGTGAAAACTTCATCATTCCTTGCAACTCGACGGCAACCATCGAGTTTGCCTTTGCGGGCATCAAGTACTCCATCCTCCCTGAAGACTACATTGGTGCATCCAGTACCGGGGGTTGCGTGGCGACCATTGTCGGCCACGAGTCCTCCGGGCCAAACGACTGGCTTGTGGGCGACGTGTTCCTCAAAAATGTGTACTCCGTCTTTGATTTCGACAACGGCCAGATTGGATTTGGAACTCTCGCTTCCCCCAACTCCACTGGCAACGGTACTGCGGAGATTCCCCCCGTGTCATCGTCCACTGTCTCCGCCGCTACCACCGCTGCCGACTCTCCCAGCACCCCTTCGACGACTCGAACCGCCGCCACGCCCACGATCGACACCGTGATGCACACGGGTGCTGCAACCCGCCTCTCGCAGAGTGTCGGGCTCTCTCTCATTGCGACTCTCACTGGCATGTTCTTCATCTAG